From one Suricata suricatta isolate VVHF042 chromosome 8, meerkat_22Aug2017_6uvM2_HiC, whole genome shotgun sequence genomic stretch:
- the IL32 gene encoding interleukin-32 isoform X2, protein MRHEMCRMVHNYCDNLQQLQGAQERRLARQEMENGFNEVMLQTVGGHLQDNDQESSPLLPELRQELRYRFWRPSVPDPEEEDDPGVQDTQEAFWDRGLRWFRRLLRRLQQTWQEALAWLKRKVAAGWQAVCPAVQAVCHAVEAVCSAVEAVCSALAHICASVAQVFRSCTQA, encoded by the exons ATGAGGCACGAGATG tGCCGGATGGTGCACAACTATTGTGATAATCTCCAGCAACTCCAAGGAGCACAG GAGAGGAGGCTCGCGCGGCAAGAGATGGAG aatGGCTTCAATGAGGTCATGCTCCAGACCGTGGGCGGTCACCTTCAGGACAACGATCAG GAATCCAGTCCGTTACTTCCCGAACTGCGGCAGGAGTTACGTTACAGGTTCTGGAGGCCCTCTGTCCCTGACCCGGAAGAGGAGGACGACCCAGGGGTCCAGGACACGCAGGAGGCCTTTTGGGACAGAGGACTGAGATGGTTCCGAAGGCTGCTCCGCCGGCTGCAGCAGACGTGGCAGGAAGCGCTGGCTTGGCTGAAGCGGAAGGTGGCCGCCGGCTGGCAGGCCGTGTGCCCCGCGGTGCAGGCCGTGTGCCACGCGGTGGAGGCCGTCTGCAGCGCGGTGGAGGCCGTCTGCAGCGCGCTGGCCCACATCTGCGCCTCTGTGGCCCAGGTGTTCCGGAGCTGCACCCAAGCCTAG
- the IL32 gene encoding interleukin-32 isoform X1 produces MALAQEGRGDIERMRHEMCRMVHNYCDNLQQLQGAQERRLARQEMENGFNEVMLQTVGGHLQDNDQESSPLLPELRQELRYRFWRPSVPDPEEEDDPGVQDTQEAFWDRGLRWFRRLLRRLQQTWQEALAWLKRKVAAGWQAVCPAVQAVCHAVEAVCSAVEAVCSALAHICASVAQVFRSCTQA; encoded by the exons ATGGCCCTCGCCCAG GAAGGCAGAGGTGATATTGAGAGGATGAGGCACGAGATG tGCCGGATGGTGCACAACTATTGTGATAATCTCCAGCAACTCCAAGGAGCACAG GAGAGGAGGCTCGCGCGGCAAGAGATGGAG aatGGCTTCAATGAGGTCATGCTCCAGACCGTGGGCGGTCACCTTCAGGACAACGATCAG GAATCCAGTCCGTTACTTCCCGAACTGCGGCAGGAGTTACGTTACAGGTTCTGGAGGCCCTCTGTCCCTGACCCGGAAGAGGAGGACGACCCAGGGGTCCAGGACACGCAGGAGGCCTTTTGGGACAGAGGACTGAGATGGTTCCGAAGGCTGCTCCGCCGGCTGCAGCAGACGTGGCAGGAAGCGCTGGCTTGGCTGAAGCGGAAGGTGGCCGCCGGCTGGCAGGCCGTGTGCCCCGCGGTGCAGGCCGTGTGCCACGCGGTGGAGGCCGTCTGCAGCGCGGTGGAGGCCGTCTGCAGCGCGCTGGCCCACATCTGCGCCTCTGTGGCCCAGGTGTTCCGGAGCTGCACCCAAGCCTAG
- the MMP25 gene encoding matrix metalloproteinase-25 produces LLPLLVPPAGGREPSAQDVSLGVDWLTRYGYLPPPHPAQAQLQSHAKLRDAIKVMQRFAGLPETGLLDPATMATMHRPRCSLPDVLGAAELVRRRRRRRRYALSGSVWKKRTLTWRVHSFPQSSALSHEMVRTLMHHALTAWGVESGLRFQEAGPQSPMEPDIVIDFARAYHQDSYPFDGQGGTLAHAFFPGEHSISGDTHFDDEEIWTYGSKDGEGTDLFAVAVHEFGHALGLGHSSAPDSIMRPFYQGPVGDPDKYRLSQDDREGLQQLYGKGPQTPYDKPTRKPLAPPPAPPALPPDSPSLPTPDRCEGNFDAIANIRGETFFFKGPWFWRVQPSGQLVSPRPARLHRFWEGLPAEVKVIQAAYARPSDGCIVLFSGPRFWVFRDRQLEGAPRALAELGLPPGEAVDAVFSWPQNGKTYLIRGRSYWRYDEAAGRPDPGYPRDLSLWEGAPHAPDDVTVSNSGDTYFCKGAHYWRFPKGSVKAESDSPQPMGPKWLDCPAPSAGPRAPRPPKATLEPGTCNCQCEINQASGRPSLCFLLSLLPLLLGGVASS; encoded by the exons CTGCTGCCCCTGCTGGTGCCGCCCGCGGGCGGCCGGGAGCCCTCCGCGCAGGACGTGAGCCTGGGAGTG GACTGGCTGACCCGCTATGGCTACCTGCCGCCGCCCCACCCTGCCCAAGCCCAGCTGCAGAGCCATGCAAAGCTGAGGGATGCGATCAAGGTCATGCAGAGGTTTGCCGGGCTGCCTGAGACAGGCCTCCTGG ACCCTGCGACAATGGCCACCATGCACAGGCCCCGCTGCTCCCTGCCTGACGTGCTGGGGGCTGCCGAGCTGGTGAGGCGCCGCCGTCGCCGCCGGCGGTACGCCCTGAGCGGCAGCGTGTGGAAGAAGCGAACCCTGACGTGGAG ggTCCACTCCTTCCCCCAGAGCTCGGCCCTGAGCCACGAGATGGTGCGGACCCTCATGCACCACGCCCTGACCGCCTGGGGCGTTGAGTCGGGCCTCAGGTTCCAGGAGGCGGGCCCTCAGAGCCCCATGGAGCCCGACATCGTGATTGACTTCGCCCGGGCCTACCACCAGGACAGTTACCCCTTCGACGGGCAGGGGGGGACCCTGGCCCATGCCTTCTTCCCCGGGGAACACTCCATCTCTGGGGACACTCACTTCGACGACGAGGAGATCTGGACTTACGGGTCAAAAG atGGTGAGGGGACAGACCTGTTTGCCGTGgctgttcatgagtttgggcaCGCCTTGGGCCTCGGCCACTCCTCAGCACCGGACTCCATCATGCGGCCCTTTTACCAGGGCCCGGTGGGCGACCCTGACAAGTACCGCCTGTCCCAGGACGACCGGGAAGGCCTGCAGCAGCTCTACG GGAAGGGGCCCCAAACCCCCTATGACAAGCCCACCAGGAAacctctggcccctcctcccgcaccccctgccctgcccccggACAG CCCCTCCCTACCCACCCCTGACCGATGTGAAGGCAATTTTGATGCTATCGCTAACATTCGTGGGGAAACCTTTTTCTTCAAAG gcccctggtTCTGGCGCGTTCAGCCCTCGGGACAGCTAgtgtccccccgccccgcccggctCCACCGCTTCTGGGAGGGGCTGCCCGCCGAGGTGAAGGTCATCCAGGCCGCCTACGCCCGGCCCTCGGACGGCTGCATCGTCCTGTTCAGCG GCCCCCGGTTCTGGGTGTTCCGGGACCGGCAGCTAGAGGGCGCGCCGCGGGCGCTGGCGGAGCTGGGGCTGCCGCCCGGGGAGGCCGTGGACGCCGTGTTCTCGTGGCCGCAGAACGGGAAGACCTACCTGATAAGGGGCCGCAGCTACTGGCGCTACGACGAGGCGGCCGGGCGCCCGGACCCCGGCTACCCCCGCGACCTGAGTCTTTGGGAAGGGGCGCCTCACGCCCCCGACGATGTCACCGTCAGCAACTCAG GTGACACCTACTTCTGCAAGGGCGCCCACTACTGGCGCTTTCCCAAGGGCAGCGTCAAGGCGGAGTCCGACTCCCCCCAACCCATGGGTCCCAAGTGGCTGGACTGCCCGGCCCCCAGCGCAGGCCCACgcgcccccaggccccccaaagcGACCCTCGAGCCCGGAACCTGCAATTGTCAGTGCGAGATCAATCAGGCCTCAGGGCGGCCGTCGCTGTGCTTCCTGCTGTCCCTTCTACCCCTGCTGCTGGGGGGCGTCGCCTCCAGCTGA
- the ZSCAN10 gene encoding zinc finger and SCAN domain-containing protein 10 produces MGPRASLSRLRELCRRWLRPELRTKEQILELLVLEQFLSALPAHLLARLQGQPLRDGEEVVLLLEGVRREAGAAGPLDFSFNTGKNCPRADVTSGQQEGSSQVSSHSPKKEVPCEGPLALEPPKGPPPSLPGPSGPADLRAWRHPPSSKQPLSPGPKRAFQALQECAPQGPVLWLEEDPRDQELAAVLESLTFEDVPAKKAWPVHPLGPGSRTPDEEFKEEPKAIAWPAVLSTEPQADSPQVAEEPLVQGPEPGPKVSGTGGGGSPPGRSDILEVKVAEGTPGSEPEQEFICADCGVTFRQLGRLEAHQLRSHPGARSFPCERCGKSFGRSSILKLHMRTHTDERPHACHLCGHRFRQSSHLNKHLQTHSSEPAYLCAECGQGFQRRTNLMQHLLAHAKDQKSPRVPETKPEARELAVVLCSHCGQTFQRRSSLKRHLRIHAKDKGHQCSECSGGLRPGPERRPYVCGDCGKAFRRSEHLGAHRRVHTGERPFSCQVCGRSFCQSSQLVCHQRVHTGEKPYSCPHCGKRFVRRAGLARHLLTHGGPRPHHCTQCGKTFSQMQDLARHQLSHTGEKPCRCSECGEGFSQSAHLARHQRIHTGEKPHACDTCGYRFRNSSNLARHRRSHTGERPYRCETCGRSFRRNAHLQRHLATHAGTEAARPAEPPQECRECGKSFSRSCNLLRHMLVHTGARPFSCAQCGRSFSRNSHLLRHLRTHARETLY; encoded by the exons ATGGGGCCCAGGGCGTCCCTGAGCCGGCTGCGGGAGCTGTGCCGCCGCTGGCTGCGGCCCGAGCTGCGCACCAAGGagcagatcctggagctgctggtgCTGGAGCAGTTCCTGAGCGCGCTGCCCGCGCACCTGCTGGCCCGGCTGCAGGGCCAGCCGCTGCGCGACGGCGAGGAGGTGGTGCTGCTGCTGGAGGGCGTCCGGAGGGAGGCCGGCGCCGCGGGGCCGCTG GATTTTAGTTTCAATACTGGCAAGAACTGTCCCCGTGCAGATGTCACTTCGGGGCAACAGGAGGGCTCTTCCCAGGTCTCCAGTCACAGCCCCAAAAAGGAAGTACCCTGCGAAGGGCCTCTGGCCCTGGAGCCACCGAAGGGACCCCCGCCGTCCCTCCCGGGGCCCTCCGGGCCTGCGGACCTGCGGGCCTGGAGACATCCCCCAAGTTCAAAGCAGCCACTGAGCCCAGGCCCCAAGAGGGCATTCCAAGCCCTGCAAGAGTGCG ccccccagggccctgtgCTGTGGCTGGAGGAAGACCCCCGAGACCAGGAGTTGGCAGCCGTGCTG GAGTCCCTGACCTTTGAGGATGTCCCAGCAAAGAAGGCTTGGCCTGTTCACCCTCTGG gaCCTGGAAGCAGAACCCCAGATGAGGAGTTCAAAGAAGAGCCCAAAGCCATCGCCTGGCCTGCTGTCCTCTCAACGGAGCCTCAGGCGGATAGTCCCCAGGTGGCAGAAGAGCCCCTTGTCCAGGGACCGGAGCCGGGCCCCAAAGTGAGCGGCACCGGCGGAGGAGGGTCCCCTCCCGGCAGGAGTGACATCCTGGAGGTCAAAGTGGCCGAGGGGACCCCCGGGTCGGAGCCAGAGCAGGAATTCATCTGCGCAGACTGCGGGGTGACTTTCCGACAGCTGGGCCGCCTGGAGGCGCACCAGCTGCGGTCTCACCCGGGCGCCCGGTCCTTTCCGTGCGAGCGCTGCGGGAAGAGCTTCGGCCGCAGCTCCATCCTCAAGCtgcacatgcgcacgcacacTGACGAGCGGCCCCACGCCTGCCACCTCTGCGGCCACCGCTTCCGCCAGAGCTCACACCTGAACAAGCACCTGCAGACTCACTCGTCGGAGCCTGCCTACCTGTGTGCCGAGTGCGGCCAGGGCTTCCAGCGCCGGACCAACCTCATGCAGCACCTGCTGGCGCACGCCAAGGACCAGAAGTCCCCGCGCGTCCCCGAGACCAAGCCCGAAGCGCGCGAGCTGGCCGTTGTCCTGTGCTCTCACTGCGGCCAGACCTTCCAGCGCCGCTCCAGCCTCAAGCGCCACCTGCGGATCCACGCCAAGGACAAGGGCCACCAGTGCTCGGAGTGCTCGGGCGGCCTGCGCCCGGGTCCCGAGCGCAGGCCCTACGTGTGCGGCGACTGCGGCAAGGCATTCCGGCGCAGCGAGCACCTGGGGGCCCATCGGCGCGTGCACACGGGCGAGCGGCCCTTCTCGTGCCAGGTGTGCGGCCGCAGCTTCTGCCAGAGCTCCCAGCTGGTCTGCCACCAGCGGGtgcacacgggcgagaagccctacAGCTGCCCGCACTGCGGGAAGCGCTTTGTGCGGCGGGCGGGCCTCGCCCGCCACCTCCTGACCCACGGCGGCCCGAGGCCCCACCACTGCACCCAGTGCGGCAAGACCTTCAGCCAGATGCAGGACCTCGCCCGCCACCAACTCAgccacacgggcgagaagccgtGCCGCTGCAGCGAGTGCGGGGAGGGCTTCAGCCAGAGCGCCCACCTGGCGCGCCACCAGCGCATCCACACCGGGGAGAAGCCCCATGCCTGCGACACCTGCGGCTACCGCTTCCGCAACAGCTCCAACCTGGCGCGACACCGCCGCAGCCACACGGGGGAGCGGCCTTACCGTTGCGAAACCTGCGGCCGGAGCTTCCGGCGCAACGCGCACCTGCAGCGGCACCTGGCCACGCACGCGGGCACCGAGGCCGCCAGGCCAGCCGAGCCCCCGCAGGAGTGCCGGGAGTGCGGCAAGAGCTTCAGCCGCAGCTGCAATCTGCTGCGCCACATGCTGGTGCACACGGGCGCCAGGCCCTTCTCGTGCGCGCAGTGCGGCCGCAGCTTCAGCCGCAACTCCCACCTGCTGCGCCACCTGAGAACCCACGCCCGCGAGACCTTGTACTAG